Proteins encoded within one genomic window of Candidatus Binataceae bacterium:
- the accD gene encoding acetyl-CoA carboxylase, carboxyltransferase subunit beta, translating to MAERERDERAAAAQSAADENIWVKCPGCREIAFRKEVERNLNVCPKCGYHHRLTVEQRLAITVDRGSWRELFEDLAAGDPLEFRDSKPYPQRLEQARRAAGRNDAVVTGLGRIEDHPLALAVMDFTFMGGSMGIVVGEKLARLIDYAAAHGLGVVVFCSSGGARMQEGALSLMQMAKVAGAIGRLRDAHLPYLAVLCDPTTGGVAASFAMLGDLDLAEPGALIGFAGRRVIEQTTNQVLPEGFQSAEFLLIHGMLDAIVPRAQMRATLARLLAMLCGGRRLPARRRKPSAGG from the coding sequence ATGGCGGAGCGAGAGCGGGACGAACGGGCGGCCGCGGCGCAAAGCGCGGCCGACGAGAATATCTGGGTCAAGTGTCCCGGATGCCGCGAAATCGCCTTTCGCAAGGAAGTCGAGCGCAATCTCAACGTTTGTCCCAAGTGCGGTTACCATCATCGCCTGACCGTCGAGCAGCGCCTTGCGATAACCGTCGATCGCGGCAGCTGGCGCGAGTTGTTCGAGGACCTTGCGGCCGGCGATCCCCTGGAGTTTCGCGATTCCAAGCCCTATCCGCAGCGCCTGGAACAGGCGCGCCGCGCCGCCGGCCGCAACGACGCGGTGGTCACCGGCCTTGGCCGGATCGAGGACCATCCCCTCGCGCTCGCGGTGATGGACTTCACCTTCATGGGCGGCAGCATGGGAATCGTGGTTGGCGAGAAACTCGCCCGGCTTATCGACTACGCGGCCGCGCACGGCCTCGGCGTGGTGGTGTTCTGCTCCTCGGGCGGGGCGCGGATGCAAGAGGGTGCGCTGTCGCTGATGCAGATGGCGAAGGTCGCGGGCGCGATCGGGCGGCTTCGCGATGCGCACCTGCCGTATCTCGCGGTACTGTGCGATCCGACCACGGGCGGCGTGGCGGCGTCGTTCGCGATGCTCGGCGATCTCGACCTCGCGGAGCCGGGAGCGCTGATCGGTTTCGCCGGGCGGCGGGTGATCGAGCAGACCACCAACCAGGTGCTGCCCGAAGGTTTTCAGAGCGCGGAGTTTCTGCTCATCCACGGAATGCTCGACGCGATCGTGCCGCGGGCGCAGATGCGGGCGACGCTGGCGCGGCTGCTCGCGATGCTATGCGGCGGGCGCCGACTGCCGGCGCGCCGCCGCAAGCCGTCCGCCGGCGGCTGA
- the trpA gene encoding tryptophan synthase subunit alpha yields the protein MSGRVAAQKTAGRIEKKFAELRARAESALIPFIVAGDPALEATRALVLELEARGADLIELGVPFSDPMADGPANQRALARGLAAGASLAAILAMVAEVRRQSEIPIVLFGYYNPILHYGCERLCADAARAGVDGLLVVDLPPEEAAELARPARAHGLDLIYLLAPTTPIDRARAIARAGSGFLYYVAVAGVTGTRASLAAGLEERVRALRNVTDLPIGVGFGISTAAQAGEVAGYADAVVVGSALSLIIERESAGPGLAAAVGEAVGAMKNAMRAARGGARAADGG from the coding sequence GCTGATTCCGTTCATTGTCGCCGGCGATCCCGCCCTCGAAGCCACGCGCGCGCTGGTGCTCGAACTGGAGGCGCGCGGCGCCGATCTTATCGAATTGGGCGTGCCGTTTTCCGATCCGATGGCAGACGGGCCGGCCAATCAGCGTGCGCTCGCGCGCGGGTTGGCCGCGGGCGCCTCGCTCGCCGCGATTCTCGCGATGGTCGCCGAGGTACGCCGCCAGAGCGAGATCCCGATCGTGCTGTTCGGCTACTACAATCCGATTCTGCACTACGGATGCGAGCGCCTTTGCGCCGACGCCGCGCGCGCCGGCGTCGACGGCCTGCTCGTCGTCGATCTGCCGCCCGAGGAGGCGGCCGAGCTTGCACGTCCGGCCCGCGCTCACGGCCTCGACCTGATCTATCTGCTCGCGCCGACCACGCCGATCGATCGCGCGCGCGCGATCGCGCGCGCGGGCAGCGGCTTCCTTTACTACGTCGCCGTGGCCGGGGTGACCGGCACGCGGGCGAGCCTCGCCGCCGGCCTCGAAGAGCGCGTGCGCGCGCTGCGCAATGTGACCGATCTGCCGATCGGCGTCGGCTTCGGCATTTCGACCGCCGCGCAGGCGGGCGAGGTCGCCGGCTATGCCGACGCGGTCGTGGTCGGGAGCGCGCTGTCGCTCATAATCGAGCGCGAGAGCGCGGGGCCCGGTCTTGCTGCGGCGGTGGGCGAAGCGGTGGGTGCGATGAAGAACGCGATGCGCGCGGCGCGCGGTGGCGCGCGCGCCGCGGACGGAGGCTAA